The following proteins are encoded in a genomic region of Rhodoferax aquaticus:
- a CDS encoding MBL fold metallo-hydrolase, translating to MAITFPAGVTVFERGWLSSNNILIQGEGGTALIDSGYCTHAEQTLALVESALQGRPLDLLLNTHLHSDHCGGNAALQARFPELQTHIPPGHADYVRVWDAYALSYTPTGQHCPRFSLSATLQPGSEMHLGDLQWQVHAAPGHDPHSVILFEPQSRTLVSADALWEKGFGVVFPELDGDDAFDEVSATLDVIERLNPATVIPGHGAAFTDAPQAIAYARQRLNGFVQNPGKHVQYAIKVLVKFKLLEAQAIERAALEQWMQSTRYFADTFGKHFDANKFTDGVDHLVQDLVRSGAAAVQGSVIYNR from the coding sequence ATGGCCATCACCTTCCCCGCGGGTGTCACCGTCTTCGAGCGGGGCTGGCTGTCCAGCAACAACATCCTGATCCAGGGCGAGGGGGGCACCGCGCTCATCGACAGCGGCTACTGCACGCATGCTGAGCAAACATTGGCGCTGGTGGAGTCTGCCTTGCAAGGCCGGCCGCTGGACCTGCTGCTCAACACCCATTTGCACAGCGACCACTGCGGTGGCAACGCCGCGCTGCAAGCGCGCTTTCCCGAACTACAAACCCACATCCCGCCCGGCCATGCCGACTATGTGCGCGTGTGGGACGCCTATGCCTTGAGCTACACACCCACCGGCCAGCACTGCCCGCGTTTCAGCCTGAGCGCCACGCTGCAGCCCGGTAGTGAAATGCATTTGGGTGACCTGCAGTGGCAGGTACACGCGGCTCCCGGCCATGACCCGCACTCCGTCATCCTGTTTGAGCCCCAGAGCCGCACGCTGGTGTCGGCCGACGCGCTGTGGGAAAAAGGCTTTGGTGTGGTGTTCCCCGAGCTCGATGGTGATGACGCCTTCGACGAGGTGTCCGCCACGCTGGATGTGATCGAGCGGCTGAACCCCGCCACCGTCATCCCCGGTCATGGCGCTGCGTTTACCGACGCGCCGCAAGCCATTGCCTATGCGCGCCAGCGCCTCAACGGCTTTGTGCAAAACCCGGGCAAGCATGTGCAGTATGCGATCAAGGTATTGGTCAAGTTCAAGTTGCTGGAGGCGCAAGCCATAGAGCGGGCTGCTTTGGAGCAGTGGATGCAAAGCACGCGCTACTTTGCGGACACCTTTGGCAAACACTTTGACGCGAATAAGTTCACCGATGGCGTGGACCACCTGGTGCAAGACCTGGTGCGCTCGGGCGCTGCTGCTGTGCAAGGCAGTGTGATTTACAACCGCTAA
- a CDS encoding ABC transporter substrate-binding protein translates to MIPRTSQDMFYGPVVGFLQAAAKNLNMDIELLENDNNHLSTAGLVEDALQGDHRPDAFIAVSVKESGFTTVKLAEQAKVPVMIENGAILSPVAGAPREHFAYYIGEMLPSEEMAGYELAKYLIAHGKPARNGKIQVLAFNGAFGSSASDGREKGLRRALLEFPQAELKQIVSARWEPETAQAMFTGLIKRYPETSVVWSASDGMALGVLKAAKARGLVSGRDFVIGGIDWSAEGLAAVRSGALQATAGGHFMEAAWALVLVHDYLAGVDFKNEGLRIKTDMTLLTKANADRYAPLLDPVNWAKIDFSRLSKVHNPRLKKYSFSVETVLKLLPQEQGSAKR, encoded by the coding sequence TTGATCCCTCGCACCAGCCAAGACATGTTCTATGGCCCCGTCGTTGGTTTTTTGCAGGCAGCGGCGAAAAATCTGAATATGGACATTGAGCTGCTGGAGAACGACAACAACCACTTGAGTACCGCAGGACTCGTTGAGGATGCATTGCAAGGCGACCACAGGCCGGATGCGTTTATCGCGGTGAGCGTGAAAGAGTCGGGCTTTACGACCGTTAAGCTCGCCGAGCAAGCCAAGGTCCCGGTCATGATCGAAAACGGGGCTATCCTGAGCCCAGTCGCGGGCGCCCCCCGTGAACACTTTGCGTACTACATTGGAGAAATGTTGCCCAGCGAAGAAATGGCGGGCTACGAATTGGCAAAGTATTTGATTGCCCATGGCAAACCTGCGCGCAACGGGAAAATTCAGGTCCTCGCTTTCAATGGCGCTTTCGGCAGCTCTGCATCGGACGGTAGAGAAAAGGGGCTTCGACGGGCGCTTTTGGAGTTTCCGCAGGCAGAGCTCAAACAAATTGTCAGTGCACGCTGGGAACCAGAGACTGCGCAGGCTATGTTCACAGGCCTGATCAAGCGTTACCCAGAAACCAGCGTCGTGTGGTCAGCCAGTGACGGTATGGCCTTGGGGGTGCTCAAAGCAGCCAAAGCACGTGGCCTAGTGAGTGGGCGCGACTTTGTGATTGGCGGGATCGATTGGTCAGCCGAGGGGCTGGCTGCCGTGCGAAGCGGAGCCCTGCAAGCAACGGCAGGCGGGCACTTTATGGAGGCCGCTTGGGCCTTGGTCTTGGTACATGACTATCTGGCTGGGGTGGATTTCAAAAACGAAGGCCTGCGCATCAAGACCGATATGACGTTGCTCACCAAGGCCAATGCTGACCGTTACGCGCCATTGCTTGACCCCGTGAATTGGGCAAAAATTGATTTTTCACGCCTTTCCAAGGTCCACAACCCAAGACTCAAAAAGTACAGTTTCTCGGTTGAAACCGTGCTTAAGCTTTTGCCGCAAGAGCAGGGCTCCGCCAAACGCTAA
- a CDS encoding acetyl-CoA C-acyltransferase — translation MSETVVIVSAARTPMGGFQGDFTSLAAHDLGGAAIKAAVERAGISPELVTEVIFGNCLMAGQGQAPARQAAFKGGLPKSAGAVTLSKMCGSGMRAAMFAHDMLLAGSHDVLVAGGMESMTNAPHLLLKGRSGIRIGHDRVMDHMMLDGLEDAYEAGRSMGTFGEDCAAKYSFTREQQDNFATASVQRAQAAIKSGAFEAEITPVTVKTRAGDVQVSVDEGPGKIKLDKIPTLKAAFKKDGTITAASSSSINDGAAAMVLMREGTAKDLGCKPLAKIVAHATHAQEPNWFATAPVGATQKVLAKAGWKVEDVDLWEINEAFAVVPMALMAELNIPHDKVNVNGGACALGHPIGASGARIMVTLIHALKARGLKKGVATLCIGGGEATALALELL, via the coding sequence ATGTCAGAAACCGTTGTGATCGTCAGCGCCGCCCGCACCCCTATGGGTGGTTTTCAGGGGGATTTCACCAGCTTAGCTGCCCATGATTTGGGCGGTGCTGCTATCAAGGCCGCCGTGGAGCGCGCCGGCATCAGCCCGGAGCTGGTGACCGAGGTCATCTTCGGCAACTGCCTAATGGCCGGCCAGGGCCAAGCGCCTGCGCGCCAGGCTGCGTTCAAGGGCGGCTTGCCCAAGAGCGCGGGCGCGGTCACGCTCTCCAAGATGTGCGGCTCCGGCATGCGCGCCGCCATGTTTGCGCACGACATGTTGCTGGCCGGCAGCCACGATGTGCTGGTGGCCGGTGGCATGGAAAGCATGACCAACGCGCCCCACCTGCTGCTCAAGGGCCGCAGCGGCATCCGTATCGGCCACGACCGGGTGATGGACCACATGATGCTCGACGGCCTGGAAGACGCGTACGAGGCCGGTCGCTCCATGGGCACCTTCGGGGAAGACTGCGCCGCCAAATACAGCTTCACCCGTGAGCAACAAGACAACTTTGCCACAGCCAGCGTACAGCGTGCGCAGGCAGCTATCAAATCAGGAGCGTTTGAGGCGGAGATTACGCCCGTTACGGTCAAAACCCGTGCTGGCGACGTGCAGGTCAGTGTCGATGAAGGCCCCGGTAAGATCAAGTTGGACAAGATTCCCACGCTCAAGGCCGCGTTCAAAAAAGACGGCACCATCACCGCCGCCAGCAGCAGCTCCATCAACGACGGCGCAGCCGCCATGGTGCTGATGCGCGAAGGTACTGCCAAAGACCTCGGCTGCAAGCCGCTGGCCAAGATCGTGGCCCACGCCACCCACGCCCAAGAGCCCAATTGGTTCGCTACCGCGCCAGTGGGTGCCACCCAGAAGGTGCTGGCCAAAGCCGGCTGGAAGGTGGAAGACGTGGACCTGTGGGAAATCAACGAAGCCTTCGCCGTGGTGCCCATGGCGCTGATGGCCGAGCTGAACATCCCGCACGACAAGGTGAATGTGAACGGCGGTGCTTGCGCGCTGGGCCACCCCATTGGCGCGTCAGGCGCACGCATCATGGTGACCTTGATCCACGCATTAAAGGCGCGCGGCCTCAAAAAGGGCGTAGCCACCCTGTGCATTGGTGGTGGCGAGGCCACGGCTTTGGCCTTGGAGTTGCTCTAA
- a CDS encoding carboxyl transferase domain-containing protein — MTMLDSKLNPRSADFAANAAAMRALVVDLNAQIDKAALGGGEAARAKHTARGKLLPRDRVGMLLDPGTPFLELSPLAALAMYPDRDGTDSAPCAGVIAGIGRVSGVDCMIVCNDATVKGGTYYPLTVKKHLRAQEVAAQNNLPCIYLVDSGGANLPNQDEVFPDRDHFGRIFFNQANMSAQGIAQIAVVMGSCTAGGAYVPAMSDETIIVKNQGTIFLGGPPLVKAATGEVVTAEDLGGGDVHTRLSGVADHLAQNDLHALSLAREAIAHLNKNKAPTPELRAPVAPKFAAEELYGVIPTDTRKPFDVREIIARIVDGSELHEFKPRYGTTLVCGFAHVEGMPVGIIANNGILFSESALKGAHFIELCCQRKIPLVFLQNITGFMVGRKYENEGIARNGAKMVTAVATAQVPKFTIIIGGSFGAGNYGMCGRAYSPRFLWMWPNARISVMGGEQAASVLATVKRDGIEGKGGAWSMEEEEAFKAPIRRQYEEQGHPYFATARLWDDGIIDPADTRRVLALGLSASLNAPIPETKFGVFRM; from the coding sequence ATGACGATGCTGGATTCCAAACTCAACCCGCGTTCCGCCGACTTTGCAGCCAACGCTGCTGCCATGCGTGCACTCGTGGTCGACCTCAACGCGCAGATCGACAAAGCCGCCCTCGGCGGTGGCGAAGCCGCCCGCGCCAAGCACACCGCCCGCGGCAAACTGCTGCCACGCGACCGCGTGGGCATGCTGCTGGACCCCGGTACCCCTTTCCTCGAGCTTTCCCCCTTGGCCGCGCTGGCCATGTACCCCGACCGTGACGGCACCGACAGCGCGCCCTGCGCCGGGGTGATTGCCGGGATTGGGCGAGTCAGCGGCGTGGATTGCATGATCGTGTGCAACGACGCCACGGTGAAGGGCGGCACCTACTACCCGCTCACCGTCAAGAAGCATTTGCGCGCCCAGGAAGTGGCGGCGCAAAACAACCTGCCCTGCATCTACCTGGTGGACTCAGGTGGCGCGAACTTGCCCAACCAGGACGAGGTCTTCCCCGACCGTGACCACTTCGGCCGCATCTTCTTCAACCAGGCCAATATGAGCGCGCAGGGCATTGCGCAAATCGCCGTGGTGATGGGCAGCTGCACGGCCGGTGGCGCGTATGTGCCCGCCATGAGTGATGAGACCATCATCGTTAAAAACCAGGGCACCATCTTTCTGGGTGGCCCCCCGCTGGTGAAGGCTGCGACGGGTGAAGTGGTGACGGCCGAAGACTTGGGCGGTGGCGATGTGCACACGCGCCTCTCCGGCGTGGCCGACCACCTGGCGCAGAACGACCTGCATGCGCTGTCGCTAGCGCGTGAGGCGATTGCGCATTTGAATAAAAACAAGGCCCCGACCCCCGAATTGCGTGCGCCAGTAGCTCCTAAATTTGCAGCAGAAGAGTTGTATGGGGTGATCCCCACCGACACCCGCAAGCCTTTTGATGTGCGCGAAATCATCGCCCGCATCGTCGACGGCTCGGAGCTGCATGAGTTCAAGCCCCGCTACGGCACCACCCTGGTTTGCGGCTTTGCCCATGTGGAAGGCATGCCGGTGGGCATCATCGCCAACAACGGCATTTTGTTCAGCGAGTCCGCGCTCAAGGGCGCGCACTTCATCGAGCTGTGCTGCCAGCGCAAGATTCCTCTGGTGTTTTTGCAGAACATCACCGGCTTCATGGTGGGGCGCAAATACGAGAACGAGGGCATCGCCCGCAACGGCGCCAAGATGGTGACGGCCGTGGCGACCGCGCAGGTACCCAAGTTCACCATCATCATCGGCGGCAGCTTCGGGGCCGGCAACTACGGCATGTGCGGCCGCGCCTACAGCCCCCGCTTCTTATGGATGTGGCCTAACGCGCGTATCAGCGTCATGGGCGGCGAGCAGGCGGCCAGCGTGCTGGCCACCGTCAAGCGCGACGGCATTGAAGGCAAGGGCGGCGCTTGGAGCATGGAGGAAGAAGAAGCCTTCAAAGCCCCCATCCGCCGCCAGTACGAAGAACAGGGCCACCCCTACTTCGCCACCGCCCGCTTGTGGGACGACGGCATCATTGACCCTGCCGACACCCGCCGCGTGCTGGCGCTGGGGCTAAGTGCGTCATTGAACGCGCCCATCCCTGAGACGAAATTCGGCGTGTTCCGGATGTAA
- a CDS encoding acyl-CoA dehydrogenase family protein gives MLLTQDQEMIRDAVRDFAQAELWPNAAKWDREHTFPKAVHQGLAALGAYGICVPEELGGAGLDYVTLALVLEEIAAGDGGTSTVISVTNCPVNAILMKYGNAQQKKQWLEPLAQGRMLGAFCLTEPHVGSDASSLRTTAVKEGDHYVINGVKQFITSGKNGDVAIVIAVTDKGAGKKGMSAFLVPTNAPGYVVARLEDKLGQHSSDTAQINFDNCRIPVENLIGKEGEGYGIALGGLEGGRIGIAAQSVGMARSALEVAIAYAKDRQSFGQPIFNHQAVGFRLADCATQLEAARQLIWHAAALRDAGRPCLKEAAMAKLFASEMAEKVCSAAIQTLGGYGYVSDFPVERIYRDVRVCQIYEGTSDVQKIIIQRAL, from the coding sequence ATGCTGCTGACCCAAGACCAAGAAATGATCCGTGACGCCGTGCGCGACTTTGCCCAAGCCGAGCTCTGGCCGAACGCCGCCAAGTGGGACAGAGAGCACACCTTCCCCAAAGCGGTGCACCAAGGCTTGGCTGCGCTGGGCGCCTATGGCATTTGCGTGCCCGAAGAATTGGGCGGTGCGGGGCTGGACTATGTGACCCTGGCCTTGGTGCTGGAGGAAATTGCGGCGGGGGATGGCGGCACCAGCACGGTGATCAGCGTCACCAACTGCCCGGTTAACGCCATCCTCATGAAGTACGGCAACGCGCAGCAGAAAAAACAGTGGCTGGAGCCGCTGGCCCAGGGCCGGATGCTGGGCGCTTTTTGCCTCACCGAGCCGCATGTGGGCAGCGATGCCTCGTCCCTGCGCACCACGGCGGTGAAGGAGGGCGACCACTACGTCATCAATGGCGTCAAACAGTTCATCACCAGCGGCAAAAACGGCGATGTGGCCATCGTCATCGCGGTGACCGACAAAGGTGCCGGCAAGAAGGGCATGAGCGCCTTTCTGGTGCCCACCAACGCGCCGGGCTATGTGGTCGCGCGGCTGGAAGACAAGCTCGGCCAGCACAGCAGCGACACCGCCCAAATCAACTTCGACAACTGCCGCATTCCCGTCGAGAACCTGATCGGCAAAGAGGGCGAGGGCTACGGCATTGCACTCGGTGGGCTGGAGGGCGGGCGCATCGGCATTGCAGCGCAAAGCGTGGGCATGGCCCGCAGCGCACTCGAGGTGGCGATTGCCTATGCCAAAGACCGCCAGAGCTTCGGCCAACCCATCTTCAACCACCAAGCGGTGGGCTTCCGCTTAGCGGACTGCGCCACGCAGTTGGAAGCCGCGCGCCAATTGATCTGGCATGCCGCTGCCCTGCGTGACGCGGGCCGCCCCTGCCTCAAAGAGGCCGCCATGGCCAAGCTGTTTGCCAGCGAGATGGCAGAGAAGGTGTGCAGCGCCGCCATCCAGACCCTGGGCGGCTACGGCTATGTGAGCGACTTTCCGGTAGAGCGCATCTACCGTGACGTGCGCGTGTGCCAGATTTACGAGGGCACCAGCGACGTGCAGAAGATCATCATCCAGCGGGCTTTGTAA
- a CDS encoding AraC family transcriptional regulator: protein MPASSPITATPMAFVRAMVQAYARYNKDPARALAQAQITPEQLAQADARISAWQMERMSEAAMRELDDEALGWFSRRLPWGSYGMLARASISAPTLHVALSRWCRHHGLIAPDITLTLNIEGDTASIVLTENATPPDQGHGAFAQVKEEPAKRAGDREQKLQPPCTPKPNRIPGPFREFCMVSVLRNVLGVACWLIDSRIALKGASFPFDAPPHQDAYAVLFAAPTRFQQAQAAIFFDARYLDLALRRDEKALQHMLQNALPLTVLQYRRDRLLVQQVRQLLGKQPQDTHSAEALAGLLHVSPRTLHRQLKEEGATLQALKDEVRHSKAAELLLRSPRPIKQVAEAAGFQNEKSFIRAFKGWTGQTPAEFRRSARPQT from the coding sequence ATGCCAGCCTCGTCACCCATCACCGCTACACCTATGGCTTTTGTAAGAGCGATGGTCCAGGCCTACGCACGCTACAACAAAGACCCCGCGCGCGCGCTCGCACAGGCGCAGATTACGCCAGAGCAGCTGGCGCAAGCCGACGCGCGCATTAGCGCATGGCAGATGGAGCGCATGTCAGAGGCAGCCATGCGTGAGCTCGACGATGAAGCCCTGGGCTGGTTCAGCCGCCGCCTGCCTTGGGGCAGCTACGGCATGCTGGCGCGCGCCTCGATTTCAGCGCCCACCCTGCACGTGGCGCTGAGCCGCTGGTGCCGCCACCACGGCCTGATTGCGCCGGACATCACCCTCACGCTCAACATCGAAGGTGACACCGCCAGCATCGTGCTCACCGAGAATGCGACGCCACCAGACCAAGGGCATGGGGCTTTTGCGCAGGTCAAGGAGGAGCCCGCAAAGCGGGCGGGGGACAGGGAGCAAAAACTTCAGCCACCCTGTACGCCCAAACCCAACCGGATCCCGGGGCCCTTCCGCGAGTTCTGCATGGTCTCCGTGCTGCGCAATGTGCTGGGCGTGGCCTGCTGGCTGATCGACTCGCGCATTGCCCTGAAGGGTGCGAGCTTCCCGTTTGACGCTCCCCCTCACCAAGACGCTTATGCGGTGCTGTTTGCAGCCCCTACGCGCTTCCAGCAAGCGCAAGCCGCTATCTTTTTTGATGCGCGCTACCTTGACTTGGCCTTGCGTCGCGATGAAAAAGCCTTGCAGCACATGCTGCAAAACGCCCTGCCGCTGACGGTTTTGCAATACCGTCGCGACCGCTTGCTGGTGCAACAAGTGCGCCAACTGCTAGGCAAGCAACCCCAAGACACCCACAGCGCAGAGGCCTTGGCGGGCTTGCTGCATGTGTCACCCCGTACCCTGCACCGCCAGCTCAAGGAAGAAGGTGCGACGCTGCAGGCACTCAAAGACGAAGTGCGGCACAGCAAGGCCGCCGAGCTGCTATTGCGCAGCCCCCGCCCCATCAAGCAGGTGGCCGAGGCCGCAGGCTTTCAGAACGAGAAGAGCTTTATCCGCGCCTTCAAAGGCTGGACAGGGCAAACGCCCGCAGAGTTCAGGCGCAGCGCAAGGCCACAAACCTGA
- a CDS encoding SDR family oxidoreductase, with amino-acid sequence MKTVLVMGASRGIGLELVRQYVEAGDRVIATARDEAGLACLRDMGAEPKTLDVANPASVSGLSWQLDGEKIDIAYYVAGVFSDEDAKSPPTQQAFDAMMHVNVLGAMQALPQVAPWVEEARGQFVFITSDFAHIGGVQSSRAWMYHVSKAALNMAVVAAQPDYPNAQFLLIHPGWVRTDMGTAQAPLLPEDSVAAIRKTVAQRKTPKTSHTCADVPYLRWDGSAFSGW; translated from the coding sequence ATGAAAACCGTTTTGGTGATGGGCGCATCCCGTGGCATCGGCCTAGAGCTGGTGCGCCAATATGTAGAAGCGGGCGACCGCGTGATCGCCACCGCGCGCGATGAGGCGGGGCTGGCCTGTTTGCGCGACATGGGGGCAGAGCCTAAGACGCTGGATGTGGCCAACCCCGCCAGCGTGAGCGGCCTGAGCTGGCAGCTCGATGGCGAGAAGATTGACATCGCCTACTACGTGGCTGGCGTGTTTTCAGATGAAGACGCCAAATCCCCACCCACGCAACAGGCGTTTGACGCCATGATGCATGTGAACGTGCTGGGTGCCATGCAAGCACTGCCGCAAGTAGCGCCTTGGGTGGAAGAGGCGCGCGGCCAGTTCGTTTTCATTACCAGCGACTTCGCCCACATCGGCGGTGTGCAAAGCAGCCGTGCGTGGATGTACCACGTGAGCAAAGCCGCACTGAATATGGCGGTGGTGGCCGCGCAGCCGGACTACCCGAATGCGCAGTTTTTACTCATTCACCCTGGCTGGGTGCGCACCGACATGGGCACCGCCCAGGCCCCGTTGCTGCCGGAAGACAGCGTGGCGGCCATTCGCAAGACGGTGGCACAGCGCAAGACCCCAAAGACCTCACACACCTGTGCGGATGTGCCCTACCTGCGCTGGGACGGCAGCGCCTTTAGTGGCTGGTAA
- a CDS encoding rhodanese-like domain-containing protein codes for MPITKSSRALVDEAMAQVTTYSVAEVQARLHDPRVQIVDIRDIRELNDGTVVGSFHAPRGMLEFWVDPDSPYHKPVFADASKEFILFCGAGWRSALAAKALQDMGMTNVAHIDGGWGEWVKAGAPTETLEAQKARRQAKA; via the coding sequence ATGCCCATCACCAAATCATCCCGTGCCCTGGTTGACGAAGCCATGGCGCAAGTCACCACCTACAGCGTGGCCGAGGTGCAGGCCCGCCTGCATGACCCGCGGGTGCAGATCGTGGACATTCGCGACATCCGTGAGCTCAACGACGGCACCGTGGTGGGCTCTTTCCACGCGCCGCGCGGCATGCTGGAGTTCTGGGTAGACCCAGACTCACCCTACCACAAGCCGGTGTTTGCCGATGCGTCCAAAGAGTTCATCCTGTTTTGCGGTGCGGGCTGGCGCAGTGCGCTGGCGGCCAAAGCCTTGCAAGACATGGGCATGACCAATGTGGCCCACATCGACGGTGGCTGGGGTGAATGGGTCAAGGCCGGTGCCCCCACCGAAACCCTGGAAGCGCAAAAGGCGCGCCGCCAAGCCAAGGCATGA
- a CDS encoding YchJ family protein, producing the protein MKPFAMTEACPCGRQHQKKPLPYAQCCGRWLESDTPATDAESLMRSRYCAFVLEREPYLLKTWHASHRPARIAFDPGVKWLGLEVRSHTVQDATHAEVEFVARQKPPSGAAMRLHERSRFVREDGAWLYVDGDAL; encoded by the coding sequence ATGAAGCCCTTTGCGATGACAGAAGCCTGCCCTTGTGGCCGGCAGCACCAGAAGAAACCACTCCCCTACGCCCAATGCTGTGGCCGTTGGCTGGAGAGTGATACCCCCGCCACGGATGCCGAGAGCCTGATGCGCAGCCGCTACTGCGCCTTTGTGCTGGAGCGCGAGCCGTACCTTCTCAAAACCTGGCACGCCAGCCACCGGCCTGCGCGCATCGCGTTTGACCCCGGCGTGAAATGGCTGGGGCTGGAGGTGCGCAGCCACACGGTGCAAGACGCCACCCACGCCGAGGTGGAGTTTGTAGCGCGCCAGAAACCGCCAAGTGGTGCGGCCATGCGGCTGCATGAGCGCAGTCGCTTTGTACGGGAAGATGGTGCCTGGTTGTATGTGGATGGAGACGCGCTGTGA
- a CDS encoding DUF695 domain-containing protein: MQPTPEITHFWRDFAAAEASLQTLSLSERVERANALLEPHVQGLALEIMGKEGEAVVDLIVTAHGHIENFQRLTQLVAAAPKLAHNRVIAFRERSANPDFPIGMDGFELASHEVLVSLQQDNGQVALELRFAREIPYDFVDHARQMTFIMLDHVLGEFDFAVKVGAVDFVDEDFEQDQAWIALSQLPPVFDAYWAQTMGHTGHFPAGEHDWEGFDLQFNCAVDDEGNEVADSDLPEGEAGESEQGEVMVNTSANAVAMRADLAWALSLDFATPDDATRTAVQDLQAQAATLLQVPQLGIGVWTLQREGRRQALYYVSDEQLAKQALAPLLAREVAASLEMKVDFDPAWSGYFEYASYLL; encoded by the coding sequence ATGCAGCCTACCCCCGAGATCACCCACTTCTGGCGCGACTTTGCCGCCGCAGAGGCCAGCCTTCAAACGCTCTCGCTGAGCGAGCGGGTGGAGCGCGCCAACGCGCTGCTGGAGCCGCATGTGCAGGGCCTTGCCTTGGAGATCATGGGCAAAGAGGGTGAGGCGGTGGTGGACCTGATTGTGACCGCGCACGGGCACATTGAGAACTTTCAGCGGCTCACCCAACTGGTGGCAGCTGCTCCCAAGTTGGCGCACAACCGTGTGATTGCGTTTCGGGAGCGCAGTGCCAACCCCGACTTTCCCATTGGGATGGATGGCTTTGAACTCGCAAGCCACGAGGTGTTGGTTTCTTTGCAGCAAGACAATGGGCAAGTGGCCTTGGAGCTGCGATTTGCGCGCGAGATTCCGTATGACTTTGTGGACCATGCGCGCCAAATGACCTTCATCATGTTGGACCATGTGTTGGGTGAGTTTGACTTTGCGGTCAAGGTTGGCGCGGTGGACTTTGTGGATGAAGACTTTGAGCAAGACCAAGCGTGGATTGCGCTGAGTCAGCTGCCGCCTGTGTTTGACGCCTACTGGGCGCAAACCATGGGCCACACGGGCCATTTCCCCGCGGGTGAGCATGATTGGGAAGGCTTTGACCTGCAGTTCAACTGCGCCGTGGACGACGAAGGCAATGAGGTCGCAGATTCCGATTTGCCAGAGGGCGAGGCGGGCGAATCCGAGCAAGGCGAGGTCATGGTCAACACCAGCGCCAACGCAGTTGCCATGCGCGCCGATTTGGCATGGGCCTTGTCGCTGGACTTTGCCACGCCGGATGACGCCACACGCACTGCGGTGCAAGACCTGCAGGCGCAAGCGGCGACCTTGTTGCAAGTGCCGCAACTCGGTATTGGTGTGTGGACGCTGCAGCGCGAAGGCCGTCGCCAAGCCCTGTATTACGTGAGTGACGAGCAATTGGCCAAGCAGGCGTTGGCCCCTTTGCTGGCGCGCGAAGTAGCCGCGTCGCTGGAGATGAAAGTGGACTTTGACCCCGCGTGGTCGGGCTACTTTGAGTATGCAAGCTACTTGTTGTAA